The Biomphalaria glabrata chromosome 6, xgBioGlab47.1, whole genome shotgun sequence genomic interval tacatcgtcttctaagtcagGATCTAGAGTATTATATCTATACATTGTCTTCTAAGTCAGGATCTAGAGTATTAGATCTCtacatcgtcttctaagtcagGATCTAGagtattagatctatacatcgtcttctaagtcagGATCTAGagtattagatctatacatcgtcttctaagtcagGATCTAGAGTATTAGATCTCTATGTTCGCTGTTCCAGGAATGTTCAGGATTCTCTCTGATTTAGAAAGCAGGGGAGGGTGGGGTGAGTAAAATATGTTCTCTTGTTATTTAATCTAACATGCATAAGTTATGAAGAGAATACCAATCGCTTGATAAGCTGTATAAAGgtggtattgtctttttaagtattttaaatgttattcttgttaaACTAAAATCTGTAATTTGTAAGACAAGATCTCTTCAGCCTAGTTTGAAGAATGTACAAGCTCTTCAGGTCGAGGTGGTAGAATGACTTTACCATGGTCTATAAAGGTCAAAGGTCACTAATACATGTCGGTCTTATCAACAAGCAAACAAtactttaatatataaaaaaaaaaaactgtgttcAATCGAAATCTATACATTTTGTACATTCGATAAtcagttatttcttttttatttggctTACGataaaactgattttaaaaacctggccaacatatttgtttacgTTTAATCTTCCTTTAAGGCCCACTCCTTAAGGCTTACAatacaaaaatatgtatgaGGACTACAAGGATTATAGGTTTGACTGACAATTTGATGACGACGCCTATATTTGAACAGCTCGAGGTCACGATGACTAAGTGCTAAACTACACGACCAACAAGCCAAGTCAAAGTTGTTGACGTAGACATTTGCCATATCTCTTGCAAGTACTAAAgatttgtattgttttgttgcAGTGCCAAAGACCTATTCAATCTTACCTGtaaacagtgctttttttttttgacggtaCCCACCAGTACGGAGTAACGGCACCTTATTCAATGTTATTGATTAtgattttcttgtattttaacgtttattcttaatttattagtagttaaaagttaggcaatccatcactgattACCGGCGCTTATTTTTATACTATAAAGGCACTGCCTGTAAATGTTTGTCGAAttacaaacaaatttaaatagaaGATAAAGATGattttaaattgaaacaaacttattttgtaggcctattttaaattgtgtagaGCATATAGACTTTCCATATTAGCAGACTCATATAGGGtcatattcaaattaaaaaaaaaataaattgggatACATTGTAAGGTATAAGAGAATTTTGAAATCTATTTTCAGCACGCTCGAATTTACTTGCAGTTGCCATTAAGTCTCCATCCATGTTTAGTTTTTTCCTCTTCCGGTCTCAATGCTCGCTCGAACAGTTTAAAAATAGACTATAGgatcaattttgtaaaaaaaaaataacatctgAGTTGCTACACAAGCGTTTACCCAAGCAGCGCTACGGTTTGAATAGTTGATGTTTGATATAGGATTATTTTATCGGGAACACtcttaacaccccccccccaataaaacgGCTCACATTAGGCCTACAGCTTTTCTTTATCCCAAACACAATTTTTTCGCCCTCAAAttctatgtcttttttttttctttaagtctaCAACACCCTATCATAGAGTatgcacaaacacttcttaggCTTATCAGTTTGGTCATTGTCCTTGAATTCTAAAAGCGCATAGCTATACCTGATACACGTACTACGCTACTGATGAAATAGTTGCAATATGTGTATATTGCCTGGAACACTTTGAAATCCATCCCTAAAACGGCCCACATTACAACGCTGGCCCACATGACAACGCTGGCCCACATGACAACGCTGGCCCACATGACAACGCTACCCCACATGACAACGCTGACCCACATGACAACGCTACCCCACATGACAACGCTGACCCACATGACAACGCTGACCCACATGACAACGCTGGCCCACATGACAACGCTGGCCCACGTGACAACGCTGGCCCACGTGACAACGCTGGCCCACATGACAACGCTGGCCCACATGACAACGCTGGCCCACATGACAACGCTGGCCCACATGACAACGCTGGCCCACACGACAACGCTGGCCGACATTACAACGCTGGCCCACATGACAACGCTGGCCCACATGACAACGCTGGCCCACATGACAACGCTGGCCCACATGACAACGCTGGCCCACATGACAACGCTGGCCCACATGACAACGCTGGCCCACATGACAACGCTGGCCCACATTACAACGCTACTCCACGTTACAACGCTGGCCCACATGACAACGCTGGCCGACATTACAACGCTGGCCCACATGACAACGCTGGCCCACAAGTTTTCTCGCCTTCCAAGTCTGTAAGTTCCcgttatatttgtttctttcctccTTCCATCGAACGGCCCCCAAACCCTCGTCATGGAGTCTACACACACATTTCTTACAGCCCACCAGTCTTCATAGGATAATGTCCCCACCCCAACAATACACTTTTTGGCCCTTGTATATTTAGTGAAACAGCCAGTATTAAGATCTCTATCCGCAGCTCAGttcaatatttacatatttttatttagtctttacagaactagatctaaattcggGTAGCATATTATATAGTATCTCCCATCTTTCCAAACtgtacatacgtacatacactTTTAATAGGCCCTTATATTCACTGGTGGTataagatatttttataattattattttttgttcagcCGGTAGCAATAAATGTTAATTCCCCACCCCGTCTCGGCCACATCATTTCCTTCTGCCACCTTTTGAAATGACGCTGCTGTGTTTTAAAAACTGACCTAGTAAATCCTAATTGTATTTCATAGTTACCGCCCTttaatttcattcatttatatgacaagttataaaaatagaaatattacaATTGAAAAGTAGGCCCAAGTAGCAAGTGTTCTTATTGATTTGTAGGGTTACAGTTTGGTAACAAGTATCGTGATGTGTGCTATAGGCCTATGTaagcatttatttaattaatttagatttatatccTACCTTGAATCAATCGTCTGCCGAGCTGGTCATATAGAATATAAACAATGTGATAACTCCGAGAAGTAGTTCCGTGAAATCCAATGAAACATGCACTCAATGGAAAGGTTTGAGAATAGAACTAGCACTCTGTAGCAGACTTCAACCTCCGTGTCCAAGGACGCTTTGTTACGGTACGCTCGCAATACTGCGCGTGAACAGAAAGTTCCGACAGCCGGTTTGAAGTTTTGACCGACATAGCGAGCGAAATGAGAAGCACAAACACTCGATGTAGCGACAAGGATtcaatatacatatttatacatatatacagtgtttttttacagatatatatatatatatatatatatatatatatatatatagtgcgtaccggcacctttttgaatttGTGAAAactattacttttcttgtattttaacgtttattattaatttgtttattaagTTGTTTGAGCATATATGTATACAAAGTAACGTTCTCTTTCCTCATATAGGTCTATTATATAAGTAAGTGGACAGTCGACATACTGTGCAACTTCTTCTAGATCAGcctgtatatatctatatctttcaTCTCCGGTCTTTTCATCTTTGGTCAtgtcatccccggtcatttcatctgtGGTcgcttcatccccggtcatttcatctttggtcatttcatccccggttatttcatctttggtcgcttcatccccggtcatttcatctttggtcatttcatccccggttatttcatctttggtcacttcatccccggtcatttcatatttggtcacttcatccccatcTCTTCACTCCcaattacatatttttttcttagtcacTTTGTAGTTGTACTTGTAGGGAATTGACTTTAAGGAAtgatttcatctaatatatatataaatttgtttATATAGAATGTTTGATAGCATGTGTGAGTCTTGTTGAGAAATCAAATAATGTGTAAATAACTAGATATATTGTAATGCGGGTTTGGTATGTATTTAATGTagggatgtcaatattatcctGCGCATATTGCATAAGTAATGATCAAAGTCCaaagtgtggtggaagtagttgaaatcttttgagagatgaaaacaattagaatacttatgatcaTGTTAACTATAAATTATCTCCCTGACGGccatttttttcactttatctTAATTGTCAATAGTTCTTTTATGAATATAGGCGCGTCATTTTTGACCTTGATATACAGTTTTATTGCTTCAAATAAACGCAGATTTCAACGCTCCACTGAAGCCGATTCATATCACCGATTTATATCATCGATTCATATCGCTTATATACGCTTTGTTTTGATCCCCGTTATAATATTAAAGTTATACAAATTGTCGCTGACGAACTTCCAAGGAAGAAATAAACAACCCAATTACAAACGATGTACAGCAATAGGAATCTTCTGTACCTACTAGATAgccaatatatgtatatatgttaaaTATATTAATCAATTATTAAATCTAATTATAGCCATATGTGtgtatctatttataaatatagataaacagacagacagacagacagacagacagacagacagacagatagatagatgatagatagatagatagatagatagatagatagatagatagatagatagatagatagatagatactgtTTTTATTAGCTAAAGTATAGCTGTCTAATCAATTCGTATATAATCATCAAGCTAGCTAACCAattagataaaaaataaaaattttgccAAGACTCCCGCCGTTATATCACCAGGTTATTGAGGAAAAATATTAAGACTAATTTAgttttaacaagattacaaagacagtttgtgaggatacacaaactcaaaattagCCCCAGAATTGGTCCGCCAcaggcaggtttcaatgttTTCAGATAGAATATCAGAAACCACAATCCTAAGTTTGTCGAAAGAGATTTGCACGTGTGGTAAGTGTTGCCTATACTATTCTATTGTTAGTccgactaacgacttgatagcacaggatacggagatgtattaattgtattattatgacattgtttatattcatatgtattcaatgaactgaaaGTTATGTTCAATGTGAAACTGACCTAAGGGATGCTACTGAATGAGgatctaattgatttaattgttttgataTTGGGCAATATTTCATTCAAAGCCTcaacaaagacaatttttcttCACTAGTAATAATGgtgaatagttataaaaatggtGCCTTTTTATGAATACAAAATGCTTGCATacaggcagggccggtcctacaggttgcggggccctatgcaaaacggattgcgCGAGGCCTATtatgggttgtgataaggataataaggggaaaataagattttgtattagaaaataaattcgtctttgcattttatttatactttactaagtacaaaatcagtgtcaaattaactttacgagccatctacagtagcctagatagttttccaacaaaaagaagataaacattcagatttgcattttagatttaaaatcgACTAGCGAGTAGGAtttgcgttttccatattgaatgacaccccgaaatgacaattttgtctgttttaaggagatttataagattttaataatctcaggacattttcatgactttttcttatattttttaatttcaggagaattcctagaaccttttaataataagttaaatggtttaatttaataaattacaactagaattcgcatcgcgcggggcctatgaaagtgcggggcccactgcggccgcataggttgcagtggcctaagaccgggtGCACATACAGGGCCGGCACTAACAATTGCGGGACCCTATGCAAAATGggttgcgcggggcccagtcttgGTAGGGACAAGCATAAcatcaaaattaagattttgtattagaaaatgcaTTCATTAttgcaataattttttataaatgaaaGTTGACAATGCCATAGGATTGGCatcccgaaatgacaattttgtctatttttcaggagatttttaatttcaggagatttccaggagcccctgaaaaatcaggaagCCGCAGAATATCTGTTATTATATATGTTACaatcttttaatttaataatttacacctagtaTTAacacggggcctatgaaagtgcgggacccactgcgaccgcataggttgcagttggcgtaagtccggccctgcttgcatagttgaatttaaaagttaaatttttcgcttttcagaagagaaaaaaagtagATGTTTCGTCAGAACAAAGCTCTAGAATATCATGTTATCggctttcaatattttttctagttttttgagatctaaatgggacggacggacagacagaccacacaaacccaatagcggcttttcccctttcgggggcctctAAAAATGACAAATACCCCAGTGATTTATAAATAACTGTGACAAGTGTATTTGATGTATCTGCTATTAACTGGGCATTCTAAAAAAAAGCCCAGAGacttattacaaaaaaaaaaacagatcagTGTGTTATTTAACCTGAGCCCACGGATATTACACTATTACAATGTATATAATAATAGGAAGTGCTTACACCATCTTCTGTTTCACGTTCGTACTGA includes:
- the LOC129926683 gene encoding uncharacterized protein LOC129926683, with translation MTTLAHMTTLAHMTTLPHMTTLTHMTTLPHMTTLTHMTTLTHMTTLAHMTTLAHVTTLAHVTTLAHMTTLAHMTTLAHMTTLAHMTTLAHTTTLADITTLAHMTTLAHMTTLAHMTTLAHMTTLAHMTTLAHMTTLAHMTTLAHITTLLHVTTLAHMTTLADITTLAHMTTLAHKFSRLPSL